A stretch of the Polluticoccus soli genome encodes the following:
- a CDS encoding tRNA-(ms[2]io[6]A)-hydroxylase, whose translation MSTAENSILGLKMPTDPRWVDLAAVSLEEILTDHAFCEQKAATQCISLIQLYPDKQELVDALSPIVTEEWGHFRMVWAEMKKRGYVLSKQRKDDYVNLLLQHTPKGGSGGDRLLHKLMICALIEARSCERFRLLSEGLEDEKLRKFYYKFMVSEAGHYRLFIDLATTYFSQEMVRAAWNQWLANEEEVLQALTPTGSRMH comes from the coding sequence ATGAGTACTGCCGAAAATTCGATACTTGGTTTAAAGATGCCTACCGACCCACGATGGGTTGACCTTGCTGCCGTTTCCCTGGAGGAAATTCTGACAGATCATGCGTTTTGTGAGCAAAAAGCTGCAACACAGTGCATTTCACTTATACAGCTTTATCCGGACAAGCAAGAATTGGTAGATGCGTTATCTCCAATAGTGACCGAAGAGTGGGGACATTTCCGCATGGTATGGGCCGAGATGAAAAAACGCGGATACGTATTGAGCAAGCAGCGTAAGGACGACTATGTAAATTTACTGTTGCAACACACTCCTAAAGGTGGCAGTGGGGGAGACCGGCTGTTGCACAAGCTTATGATCTGTGCGCTGATCGAAGCGCGTAGTTGCGAACGTTTCCGGCTGCTTTCGGAAGGGCTGGAGGATGAAAAGTTGCGTAAATTCTATTATAAGTTCATGGTATCCGAAGCGGGCCATTACAGGTTGTTTATTGATCTCGCTACCACGTATTTTTCGCAAGAAATGGTACGCGCCGCCTGGAACCAATGGCTGGCGAACGAAGAGGAAGTACTGCAGGCACTGACGCCAACCGGCAGCCGGATGCACTAA